In Clostridium sp. DL-VIII, the following proteins share a genomic window:
- a CDS encoding AraC family transcriptional regulator produces the protein MSNRSVRVFHNNFFINKLKRTKKFDMPQHHFHEDYEIFYLIHGERKYFINDTIYKISEGNLVLVDVNEIHKTSDFSDHSHERIVVNFTPAFLEEFSQNVNTLNLYSCFNLKNRVLPLSFKYKNNIESVLNHLLEVDKSQSDKKDFHSKVLLCELLILINNFVDDFKLKDYNSMQPINPKISQVIKYINENYYQTISLSSVAKEFYLSPFYLSKLFKQTTNFTFIEYLNSIRIRNATQLLQNRKYKIIDIAEKAGFTNNTHFTRVFKTVMGMSPMKYRKLLSER, from the coding sequence ATGTCTAATAGATCTGTTCGAGTTTTTCATAATAATTTTTTTATAAATAAGCTAAAGAGAACCAAAAAATTTGATATGCCTCAACATCATTTTCATGAAGATTATGAAATATTTTATTTAATTCACGGCGAAAGAAAATATTTTATAAATGACACCATTTATAAAATATCTGAAGGAAATCTTGTATTAGTAGACGTTAACGAAATCCATAAAACTTCTGATTTTTCGGATCATTCTCATGAAAGAATTGTAGTAAATTTCACTCCAGCATTTTTAGAAGAATTTTCCCAAAATGTGAATACTCTTAATTTATATTCATGTTTTAATTTAAAAAATAGAGTACTACCTTTATCATTTAAGTATAAGAACAATATTGAGAGTGTTCTAAATCATCTTCTTGAAGTTGATAAAAGTCAAAGCGATAAAAAAGATTTTCATTCCAAAGTATTGTTGTGCGAATTGCTAATTCTAATTAATAATTTTGTTGATGATTTTAAGTTAAAGGATTACAATTCTATGCAACCAATTAATCCAAAAATCTCACAAGTAATTAAATATATAAATGAAAATTACTACCAGACTATATCCTTATCTTCAGTTGCTAAAGAATTTTATTTGAGCCCATTTTATTTAAGTAAATTATTCAAGCAAACAACAAACTTTACATTTATTGAATACTTAAATAGCATAAGAATTAGAAATGCAACTCAATTACTTCAAAATAGAAAGTATAAAATTATTGATATTGCTGAAAAAGCTGGCTTTACCAATAATACACACTTTACACGAGTTTTCAAAACTGTAATGGGCATGTCTCCAATGAAATATAGAAAACTTCTAAGTGAGCGATAA
- a CDS encoding lactate utilization protein, whose protein sequence is MNENKKWQYRCLAKEAVDILEDNHYDAHYAENLQEAKDMVLGMITEGASVALGGSVTIDEMGLLKIFREGKYKLFDRYQKLPHDEIIEIQRQSLLADFLITGTNAITRNGELVNMDCSGNRVSGMIFGPKRVIVVASANKLVDDVEAAIKRIKSIAPLNARRIGHETPCVRTGKCMDCNVKKRICNYLTVINHGWKFDGRISIIVIADEAGF, encoded by the coding sequence ATGAATGAAAATAAAAAATGGCAGTATAGATGTCTTGCCAAAGAAGCAGTAGATATACTTGAAGATAATCACTATGATGCTCATTATGCAGAGAATCTTCAAGAAGCTAAAGATATGGTACTAGGCATGATTACAGAAGGCGCAAGTGTTGCATTAGGAGGCTCTGTAACTATAGATGAAATGGGCTTACTTAAAATATTTAGAGAAGGTAAGTATAAACTATTTGATAGATATCAGAAATTACCTCATGATGAGATCATTGAAATACAAAGACAATCTTTATTAGCAGATTTTCTAATAACTGGTACTAATGCTATAACAAGAAATGGCGAATTGGTTAATATGGATTGTTCAGGCAATAGAGTTTCTGGGATGATATTTGGTCCTAAAAGAGTTATAGTAGTCGCTAGTGCAAATAAGTTAGTGGATGATGTAGAAGCAGCTATTAAAAGAATTAAATCTATAGCACCACTAAATGCTAGAAGAATAGGCCATGAAACACCTTGTGTAAGAACAGGTAAATGCATGGATTGTAATGTGAAGAAAAGAATATGTAACTATTTGACTGTAATAAATCACGGATGGAAGTTTGATGGTAGGATAAGTATTATAGTTATAGCTGATGAAGCAGGATTTTAA
- a CDS encoding glycoside hydrolase family 3 C-terminal domain-containing protein — protein MKCTKLKRLSYTEKAKEIVNSLTLEEKVSLMGGNVTLNDMLSDLRDADEQKHYNSYPYPAGGIEKNKVPPMLFCDGPRGVVCSAGKSTCFPVSMLRGATFDTALEEKVGNAIGKEVHGYKGNLFAGVCINLPYNPGWGRSQETYGEESFHLGEMGRALVKGVQDENVIACVKHFAFNQMEISRFKVNVECDKRTEREVFLPHFKKCVDAGAAAIMSSYNLYKGTHCGHHDYLLNQVLKKEWDFDGFVMSDFIWGVRDTVEAANGGQDMEMCCTQFFGDKLVEAVKNGQVKESKIDESALRIVRTLLAFEDAYSNEYDESVIGCEDHIKLALQAAREGITLIKNENNVLPLSKDKAKKIVVLGKLGDKEVIGDHGSSQVRPAYVITPLQGIANSAPKAQVVYYNGENLEHAKELAKDADAVIFVVGYNYDDEGEYISEDEFESYTGAVGGDRKNSLGLHENEIKLIQEVGPVNTNSIAVLIGGNMIMMEEWKESVGAIMMAYYPGMEGGTAIGEIIFGDVNPSGKLPYVIPFKESDLPQVNWDTTSQWYDYYHGYTKLEKEGIKPSAPYGYGLSYTKFDFSDAKFDASDDSVIAKCIVKNTGKMAGDEVVQMYVGFKNSSVERPVKLLRGFARVNLQPGESKEVTITCPKEELCWYNPKTEQMELEKMEYEVYIGSSSAESDLHMGKVTL, from the coding sequence ATGAAATGTACTAAATTAAAAAGACTATCTTATACTGAAAAGGCAAAGGAAATAGTTAACTCTTTAACTCTAGAAGAAAAGGTTTCCTTAATGGGTGGAAATGTTACTCTTAATGATATGCTCTCTGATTTGAGAGATGCTGATGAGCAAAAACATTATAATAGTTATCCTTATCCAGCAGGAGGAATAGAGAAGAATAAGGTGCCTCCTATGCTTTTCTGTGATGGCCCAAGAGGTGTAGTTTGTAGTGCAGGAAAAAGCACATGTTTTCCAGTATCAATGCTTAGAGGTGCAACATTTGATACAGCATTAGAAGAAAAAGTAGGTAATGCTATAGGTAAAGAAGTTCATGGGTATAAAGGGAACTTATTTGCAGGAGTATGTATCAATCTTCCGTATAATCCAGGCTGGGGAAGAAGCCAAGAAACTTATGGTGAAGAATCTTTTCACTTAGGGGAAATGGGACGAGCATTAGTTAAAGGTGTACAAGACGAAAATGTAATCGCATGTGTAAAACATTTTGCCTTTAACCAAATGGAAATTTCCAGATTTAAAGTAAATGTTGAATGTGATAAACGTACTGAAAGAGAAGTATTTCTTCCTCATTTCAAGAAATGTGTTGATGCAGGTGCAGCAGCTATTATGAGTTCTTATAATTTATACAAAGGAACTCATTGTGGACATCATGATTACTTATTAAATCAGGTATTGAAAAAGGAATGGGATTTTGATGGATTTGTTATGAGTGACTTTATTTGGGGAGTTAGAGATACGGTTGAAGCAGCTAATGGCGGACAAGATATGGAAATGTGCTGCACTCAGTTCTTTGGAGATAAATTAGTAGAGGCAGTAAAAAACGGACAAGTAAAAGAAAGTAAAATTGATGAATCTGCATTACGTATCGTGCGTACATTGCTAGCATTTGAAGATGCTTATTCAAATGAATATGATGAGAGCGTAATCGGATGTGAAGATCACATTAAACTTGCACTTCAGGCAGCAAGAGAGGGGATTACATTAATTAAGAATGAAAATAATGTATTGCCACTAAGCAAAGATAAAGCAAAAAAAATTGTTGTGTTAGGAAAGTTAGGAGATAAAGAAGTAATTGGAGATCACGGTTCAAGTCAGGTAAGACCAGCTTATGTCATAACACCATTACAAGGAATTGCAAATTCAGCACCTAAAGCACAAGTTGTATATTACAATGGGGAAAATTTGGAACACGCAAAAGAATTAGCTAAAGATGCAGACGCAGTTATATTTGTAGTTGGATATAACTATGACGATGAAGGTGAATATATATCAGAAGATGAATTTGAATCTTACACAGGAGCAGTAGGTGGAGATAGAAAAAACTCATTAGGTCTTCATGAAAATGAAATTAAATTAATACAGGAAGTAGGTCCTGTTAATACCAATTCTATAGCTGTGTTAATTGGTGGAAATATGATAATGATGGAAGAGTGGAAAGAAAGCGTTGGAGCTATAATGATGGCATATTATCCAGGTATGGAAGGCGGAACTGCAATAGGAGAGATTATATTTGGAGATGTTAATCCAAGTGGAAAACTACCATATGTAATTCCATTTAAAGAAAGTGATCTTCCACAAGTAAATTGGGATACAACATCTCAATGGTATGATTACTATCATGGATATACAAAGTTAGAAAAGGAAGGCATAAAACCATCTGCTCCATATGGATATGGACTATCTTATACTAAGTTTGATTTTAGTGATGCAAAGTTTGATGCATCTGATGATAGTGTTATCGCTAAATGTATTGTTAAAAATACAGGAAAAATGGCAGGGGATGAAGTCGTACAAATGTATGTCGGATTCAAAAATTCATCTGTAGAGAGACCTGTAAAATTGTTAAGAGGTTTTGCTCGTGTAAATTTACAGCCAGGAGAAAGCAAGGAAGTGACAATAACTTGCCCTAAAGAGGAGCTTTGCTGGTATAATCCAAAAACAGAACAAATGGAATTAGAGAAAATGGAGTATGAGGTGTATATAGGAAGCAGCAGCGCAGAGTCGGATCTACACATGGGAAAAGTTACATTGTAA
- a CDS encoding glycoside hydrolase family 105 protein, whose amino-acid sequence MRDYGKWMADSIIAKDINLTDHWGYEYGLTLDGVAEVWKKTGEKKYLDFIIKTMEHFIQEDGTINGYMLDEYNIDHLNNGKILITLYDETRNEKYKKALDSLRKQIDTHPRTNEGVFWHKNIYPHQIWLDGLYMGATFYAKYIKEFGQVSEFDDVAKQFIICEKNLKDEKTGLLYHAWDESREQIWADKETGLSPHFWGRSMGWYVMALVDTIEVFPQDHKDRERLIDILKDCINALLKVQDKSSHVWYQILDQGDRKGNYLEASGSSMIVYALFKGVRKGYLSENLKEVAKKSYKGLIDEFILETREGLINLNKICYVAGLGGVDKRDGSFAYYISEPIISNEPKGLGPFILAASEYQLT is encoded by the coding sequence ATGAGAGATTACGGAAAATGGATGGCGGATTCGATAATAGCAAAAGATATAAATTTAACTGATCACTGGGGCTATGAGTATGGTTTAACTTTAGACGGAGTAGCTGAGGTATGGAAGAAAACAGGAGAAAAGAAATACTTAGACTTTATAATAAAGACCATGGAACATTTTATACAAGAAGATGGAACTATAAATGGCTATATGCTAGATGAATATAATATAGATCATTTGAACAATGGTAAAATACTGATAACTTTATATGATGAGACTAGAAATGAAAAGTATAAGAAAGCACTAGATTCACTAAGAAAACAAATAGATACTCATCCAAGAACTAATGAAGGTGTATTTTGGCATAAGAATATATATCCTCATCAAATATGGCTTGATGGACTATATATGGGGGCAACATTTTATGCTAAATATATAAAAGAGTTTGGACAAGTATCAGAGTTTGATGATGTGGCTAAGCAGTTTATAATATGTGAAAAGAATCTGAAAGATGAAAAGACAGGTCTTTTATACCATGCTTGGGATGAGAGTAGAGAGCAAATTTGGGCTGATAAAGAAACAGGATTATCGCCACATTTTTGGGGACGATCTATGGGTTGGTATGTGATGGCTTTAGTTGATACAATTGAGGTATTTCCACAGGATCATAAGGATAGAGAGAGATTAATTGATATACTAAAAGATTGCATAAACGCTCTGCTTAAAGTTCAAGATAAATCAAGTCATGTATGGTATCAAATTTTAGATCAAGGTGATAGAAAAGGTAATTACTTAGAAGCATCAGGATCATCAATGATAGTATATGCCTTATTTAAAGGAGTAAGAAAAGGATATTTATCAGAAAATTTAAAAGAAGTTGCAAAGAAATCTTATAAAGGTTTAATCGATGAATTTATATTGGAAACAAGAGAAGGGTTAATAAATCTAAACAAAATTTGTTATGTTGCAGGTTTAGGTGGAGTTGATAAGAGAGATGGGAGTTTTGCTTATTATATAAGTGAACCTATAATAAGTAATGAACCAAAGGGATTAGGGCCATTCATCTTAGCAGCATCTGAATATCAATTAACCTGA
- a CDS encoding PTS glucose transporter subunit IIA, with the protein MNIFQKFINKKQEETIIEKTENGFIYAPMEGEVISLKEINDGVFSEEMLGKGCGMKPKDGKLYAPFDGEILLITETKHAIALKSCDGIELLIHVGMDTVKMNGKGFNPLVKAGEKIKCGQSLMTFSISDIEKAGYVTTTAIVVTNTDEYKDIEVLAQGHREKSEKLIKIL; encoded by the coding sequence ATGAATATATTTCAAAAATTTATAAATAAAAAGCAAGAAGAAACAATTATAGAAAAAACGGAAAATGGATTTATTTATGCACCAATGGAAGGTGAAGTAATTTCTTTGAAAGAAATTAATGATGGTGTATTTTCAGAAGAAATGCTTGGAAAAGGGTGTGGAATGAAGCCGAAAGATGGAAAACTATATGCACCTTTTGATGGAGAAATTCTTTTGATTACAGAAACAAAACATGCAATTGCATTGAAAAGCTGTGATGGAATAGAACTACTAATTCATGTAGGAATGGATACAGTTAAAATGAACGGAAAAGGCTTTAATCCATTAGTGAAAGCTGGAGAAAAAATAAAATGTGGGCAATCACTGATGACATTTTCTATATCTGATATTGAAAAGGCAGGATATGTGACTACTACAGCAATAGTTGTAACAAACACTGATGAATATAAGGATATAGAAGTACTTGCACAAGGTCATAGAGAAAAATCAGAAAAGCTTATCAAAATTTTATAA
- a CDS encoding AraC family transcriptional regulator: MSSYIFETIEHEEKYPAKVFVTSIEHSSFHWHYDYELILVLKGSLIVNASPKITVLEAGDIVLLNSKAVHELQRTKENNLCLFIQMNENLFKNTKDDNRSYYFYLNSKLNDKKPKNGYDVYVANAAKIGLESQNDEIFNTYRVKSLVYMLIADLFEFTLYDIHQKAVDLKETENTELLMQVINFIQKNCTKDTVLDELYKFIGLCEKSVYRFLKANIGLSPKDLVLSSKIEASKYMLKFSNKSISFIANDCGFYSESTFYRAFKKEIGVTPSEYRKSGASLNADPNVQGYLRFDFKESINLLEKYCKGDM; the protein is encoded by the coding sequence ATGAGTTCATATATTTTTGAAACAATTGAGCATGAAGAGAAATATCCAGCAAAGGTGTTTGTAACATCAATTGAACATTCTAGTTTTCATTGGCATTATGATTATGAATTAATTTTAGTTCTGAAAGGATCCCTAATAGTAAATGCAAGCCCTAAGATAACGGTTTTGGAAGCAGGGGACATTGTGTTATTAAATTCAAAAGCAGTACATGAATTACAACGTACTAAGGAAAATAATTTATGCTTATTTATCCAGATGAATGAGAATTTATTCAAAAATACAAAAGATGATAATAGATCGTATTATTTTTACTTAAATAGCAAGCTTAATGATAAAAAGCCTAAGAACGGATATGATGTATACGTTGCTAATGCTGCTAAAATTGGACTTGAAAGTCAGAATGATGAAATATTTAACACTTATCGGGTAAAATCTTTAGTTTATATGTTAATAGCGGACTTATTTGAATTCACATTATATGATATTCATCAAAAAGCTGTAGATTTGAAAGAAACAGAAAACACAGAATTGCTCATGCAGGTAATAAACTTTATCCAAAAAAACTGTACAAAAGATACAGTATTAGATGAACTATATAAATTTATAGGCTTGTGCGAGAAATCAGTTTATCGTTTCTTAAAGGCAAACATTGGATTATCACCTAAAGATTTAGTACTTAGCAGCAAAATAGAGGCTTCTAAATATATGCTTAAGTTTTCAAATAAGTCAATTAGCTTTATAGCAAATGATTGTGGCTTTTATTCTGAAAGTACTTTTTACAGAGCTTTTAAAAAAGAAATAGGTGTGACCCCTTCTGAATACCGAAAAAGTGGGGCAAGTTTAAATGCGGATCCTAATGTACAAGGCTATTTGCGTTTTGATTTTAAAGAATCTATCAATTTATTAGAAAAATATTGTAAAGGGGATATGTAA
- a CDS encoding glycoside-pentoside-hexuronide (GPH):cation symporter, which yields MEEKINLKEKISYSIGDVGCNFVYVPITSFLMIYYTNSVGLGVAAVGTLMLIARLLDGVTDLSIGALIDKTNTRWGKTRPWILWSAPFMGIGLILLFNVPMGLSNGGKLIYAYITYIFLVSIVYTASNLSYCTLLSRISSNIQERSVLSSIRFVFVISFTIILSMITNPLVEKYGWSKLAVIYGIISCAFLFITFAFTKERNQDEKGEKFKLKVGIGSLMKNKYFLLIAIMFIIIYTDMGLFSGATLYYTTYVLNNANLMGMLTLALYAPMIVGFALLPKFISKFGKWKVMMFGFLVKLVGVIIMAINPASYELVMAGSIIKGFGMAPLIVGIFAIVADAVDYGEWKTGIRADGLINSCVSFGMKLGGGLGTAILGWILDFGKYNGTAAVQTGAAIKAINISFIYSGIVFTIIGLIVMYFINMDKFSNKMVTELNIKRTSKSIELN from the coding sequence ATGGAAGAAAAAATTAATTTAAAAGAAAAGATTTCTTATTCAATAGGCGATGTAGGATGTAACTTTGTGTATGTGCCAATTACTTCTTTTTTGATGATATATTATACTAATAGCGTTGGACTTGGAGTAGCAGCAGTTGGGACACTAATGCTGATTGCGAGACTTTTAGATGGTGTGACAGATTTATCAATTGGAGCACTTATTGATAAAACTAATACAAGATGGGGGAAAACAAGACCTTGGATTTTATGGAGTGCACCATTTATGGGGATTGGTTTGATATTATTGTTTAATGTTCCTATGGGTCTCAGCAATGGTGGAAAGCTGATTTATGCATATATCACTTATATATTTTTAGTGTCAATTGTATACACGGCCTCAAATTTGTCATATTGCACATTGCTGTCAAGAATATCAAGCAACATACAGGAACGTTCAGTTTTGAGTTCAATTAGATTTGTTTTTGTTATTTCATTTACTATTATATTATCAATGATTACAAATCCATTGGTTGAAAAGTATGGATGGTCAAAACTTGCAGTTATTTATGGAATAATTTCATGTGCATTTCTATTCATAACATTTGCATTTACCAAGGAAAGAAATCAGGATGAAAAGGGAGAAAAATTCAAGTTAAAAGTAGGAATTGGTTCCTTGATGAAAAATAAATATTTTTTACTTATAGCGATTATGTTTATTATTATTTATACAGATATGGGGTTATTCTCAGGAGCTACTCTTTATTATACAACCTATGTATTAAATAATGCTAATTTAATGGGGATGCTTACTTTAGCACTTTATGCACCTATGATAGTTGGATTTGCACTTTTACCTAAGTTCATAAGTAAATTTGGTAAATGGAAAGTTATGATGTTTGGATTTCTAGTGAAATTAGTAGGTGTTATTATTATGGCAATTAATCCTGCTTCTTATGAGCTTGTTATGGCAGGAAGTATTATAAAGGGTTTTGGTATGGCTCCTCTAATAGTTGGAATTTTCGCAATTGTTGCAGATGCTGTAGATTATGGAGAATGGAAAACAGGAATACGTGCAGATGGATTAATTAACAGTTGTGTAAGCTTTGGAATGAAATTAGGGGGGGGTCTTGGCACTGCAATTCTCGGATGGATTCTTGACTTTGGAAAATATAATGGAACAGCTGCTGTACAGACAGGAGCTGCAATAAAGGCAATTAATATTTCATTTATATACTCAGGAATTGTATTTACCATAATTGGATTAATCGTAATGTATTTTATAAATATGGACAAGTTTTCAAATAAGATGGTAACTGAACTTAATATTAAGAGGACTTCTAAATCTATAGAATTAAATTAA
- a CDS encoding glycosyl hydrolase family 28 protein: MNLYINNEKISEINTNVYTIKDLNQDTEYIIYIEEISTKDISEKIKIKTLSESYVLNVKDFGAKGDGLELDTAAVQASIAACPLHGRIIVPKGRYLLTPIFLKSNITIELEEGAVLLGAQDRNKYPILPGLLKGSSKEEYFLGSWEGDPDDCFASLITGINVENVNIIGNGIIDGNASIDNWWFEAKKKRIAWRPRMIFLVGCKNILVESVTVKNSPSWTIHPLMSEDLKFINLYIENPKDSPNTDGLDPESCKNVHILGVNFSVGDDCIAIKSGKIFISKIKTMPSQHIYIRNCNMNFGHGAVVLGSEMSSGINNIYVENCLFNETDRGIRIKTRRGRGDTAIIDEIYARNIKMNKVLTPFTINCFYFCDIDGKTEYVWSKEKLPIDDKTPYIGNIYLQNITCLNAQVAAGFMYGLPERKIKKVKMENIYVNFDEDAKAGEADMLSFVEPMYKNGFYFNNIEELELKDVVVENSATEPIIKLNIDK, from the coding sequence GTGAATTTATATATAAATAATGAAAAGATATCGGAAATTAATACTAATGTATATACAATTAAGGATTTAAATCAAGATACTGAATATATTATATACATTGAAGAGATTTCTACAAAAGACATAAGTGAGAAGATTAAAATAAAAACTTTAAGTGAATCTTATGTTCTTAATGTAAAAGATTTTGGCGCAAAAGGTGACGGTCTAGAATTAGATACAGCTGCAGTACAAGCCTCTATAGCAGCTTGCCCATTACATGGAAGAATTATAGTACCAAAAGGAAGATACCTATTAACTCCAATCTTTTTAAAAAGTAATATAACTATTGAATTAGAAGAAGGTGCTGTATTATTAGGCGCTCAGGATAGAAATAAATATCCTATATTACCAGGATTGCTAAAAGGTTCATCAAAGGAAGAATACTTCTTAGGGTCTTGGGAAGGCGATCCAGATGATTGCTTTGCTAGTTTAATAACTGGAATCAATGTAGAGAATGTAAACATAATTGGTAATGGAATCATAGATGGAAATGCCAGCATTGATAATTGGTGGTTTGAAGCAAAGAAAAAAAGAATTGCATGGAGACCAAGAATGATATTTCTTGTAGGATGCAAAAATATTTTAGTTGAAAGCGTTACAGTTAAAAATTCGCCATCATGGACAATACATCCTTTAATGAGTGAAGATTTAAAATTTATTAATTTATATATTGAAAATCCTAAGGATTCTCCAAATACTGATGGTTTGGATCCAGAATCCTGTAAGAATGTGCATATATTAGGAGTTAACTTTTCTGTTGGAGATGACTGTATAGCAATAAAATCAGGAAAAATATTTATAAGTAAAATAAAGACAATGCCTTCACAACACATTTATATTAGAAACTGCAATATGAATTTTGGACATGGCGCTGTAGTGCTTGGAAGTGAGATGTCCAGTGGGATAAATAATATATATGTAGAAAATTGTTTGTTTAATGAGACGGATAGAGGTATTAGAATAAAAACAAGGAGAGGCAGAGGGGATACTGCTATTATTGACGAAATATATGCAAGAAATATAAAGATGAATAAAGTATTGACACCTTTTACTATTAATTGTTTTTACTTCTGTGATATAGATGGTAAGACAGAATATGTATGGAGTAAAGAGAAATTACCAATAGACGATAAAACGCCATATATAGGTAACATTTATCTTCAAAATATCACTTGTTTAAATGCTCAAGTTGCTGCTGGATTCATGTATGGACTTCCGGAAAGAAAGATCAAGAAAGTAAAAATGGAAAATATCTATGTGAACTTTGATGAAGATGCAAAAGCTGGTGAGGCTGATATGCTAAGTTTTGTTGAACCAATGTATAAAAATGGATTCTATTTCAATAATATAGAAGAATTAGAACTAAAAGATGTTGTAGTAGAGAATTCAGCAACAGAACCAATAATAAAATTAAATATAGATAAATAG
- a CDS encoding MFS transporter yields MTEKIKLRNILGYSSINFLGSGAQGLMSAWLLFFYTTVCGLDPVRAGSIFGIARLIDAVGNPVLGFISDGLGQTKLGRKFGRRKPIIALGIVGIAIIFPCLWISGHSFEYYFAVNMIYEISYTLIFVPGTTLPAEMTQSAAEKAKLIGGKQYCGTLSGFISGLLTAWIFSTFGKTSAQSFWYIGLSWGIITTLALLFFIFNVYERDPESAVYEDAAGSLGEVFKKLGVDLVSCMRLRAFRLHSIMWFLGSVYKQLAGGVLTFFAIYVLSLTTVNVSAVNSVSSGVSLVAIFIYIILAYKFGGPKTFKLGIGIILVSLLGYIYLVFAGHNSMTLTLFFIFTVVNIVGKAAVDYIPTYQMGFVADIDEALTLKRREGIYNGINGLFGKLATSIESFVLGIGLAAFGFVSTSAKAKVMPPQPASAITGISVVTIVFPIVLLVITWIAASRYKLTKETHKLLVDEVNRIKAGGSMDDVTPEAKVAVEVLTGWKYENCFGNNNVAYTNNVAYANKINL; encoded by the coding sequence ATGACTGAAAAAATTAAATTAAGAAACATACTTGGATATTCGAGTATAAATTTTTTGGGAAGTGGAGCCCAGGGCTTAATGTCTGCATGGCTGTTATTTTTCTATACTACTGTTTGTGGACTTGATCCAGTAAGAGCGGGATCGATTTTTGGAATTGCAAGACTTATTGATGCTGTTGGAAATCCAGTATTAGGCTTTATAAGTGATGGTTTGGGGCAAACTAAATTAGGTAGAAAATTTGGTAGAAGGAAACCTATTATTGCACTTGGAATAGTTGGAATAGCTATTATATTCCCATGTTTATGGATATCAGGACACTCTTTTGAATATTACTTTGCTGTTAATATGATATATGAAATATCTTATACTTTAATATTTGTACCTGGGACAACTCTTCCGGCTGAAATGACTCAAAGTGCTGCTGAAAAAGCAAAACTTATTGGTGGGAAGCAATATTGTGGTACTTTATCTGGATTTATCTCAGGGCTATTAACTGCATGGATTTTTAGCACTTTTGGAAAAACTTCAGCTCAATCCTTTTGGTATATAGGACTTTCTTGGGGAATTATAACTACATTAGCTTTGCTATTCTTTATATTTAATGTATATGAAAGAGATCCAGAATCAGCTGTTTACGAAGATGCAGCAGGCTCACTTGGCGAAGTATTTAAAAAGCTTGGAGTTGATTTAGTTTCTTGTATGAGACTTAGAGCATTTAGACTCCATAGTATTATGTGGTTCTTAGGCAGTGTTTATAAACAGCTTGCAGGAGGGGTTCTTACTTTCTTTGCGATTTATGTCTTAAGCTTAACAACAGTTAATGTTTCAGCAGTAAACAGCGTATCTTCAGGAGTATCACTTGTAGCTATATTTATATATATAATACTTGCATATAAATTTGGTGGTCCAAAAACTTTCAAACTAGGTATTGGAATAATCTTAGTTTCACTTTTAGGTTATATATATCTTGTATTTGCAGGACATAATTCAATGACTTTAACTTTATTCTTTATTTTTACAGTAGTTAATATTGTAGGTAAAGCTGCTGTTGACTATATACCAACTTACCAAATGGGATTCGTTGCAGATATAGATGAAGCGCTTACATTAAAGAGAAGAGAAGGTATCTATAATGGAATAAATGGTTTATTTGGTAAGCTTGCAACATCAATAGAATCATTTGTACTTGGAATTGGTTTAGCAGCATTTGGATTTGTAAGCACAAGTGCAAAAGCTAAGGTTATGCCTCCACAGCCAGCTAGTGCAATAACAGGTATATCTGTAGTTACAATTGTATTTCCAATAGTATTGCTTGTAATAACTTGGATTGCAGCTTCAAGATATAAGCTTACAAAAGAAACTCATAAATTATTGGTAGATGAAGTAAATAGAATTAAAGCTGGCGGATCAATGGATGACGTAACTCCAGAAGCTAAAGTAGCTGTTGAAGTTTTGACAGGCTGGAAATATGAAAACTGCTTTGGAAATAACAATGTAGCATATACAAACAATGTAGCATATGCAAATAAAATAAACTTATAG